The Haloprofundus salinisoli region GCCCTCGCGCTGGCAGGCGTCGGCGACGGCGGTTCCGTCACCGACTTCGGCGAGTACGAAGTTGCCCGCGCTCTCCCACGTCGGCGCGTCGAGGTTCCCGTACAGGCACTCGCGTGCCCACCGAGCGCTCTTGACGGACTTCTCGACGTGTTCGTCGTCGTCGAGCGCAGCGAGCGCCGCACGGCAGGCGAGTTCGTTCGCGGCGAAGGGGGTGTTGACTCGAACATACGCGTTTGCCCACGCCTCGGGGACGACGCCGTAGCCGATGCGGAGTCCGGCGAGGCCGTACGCCTTCGAGAACGTGCGCAAAACGGCGAGATTGTCGTGGTCGTCGAGCAGGTCGACGGCGCTCGGTTGCTCGGCGTACTCGCCGTAGGCCTCGTCGACCACGACGAGCGTGCGGTCCTCGACGGCCGAGAGCAGCGAGACGAGTTCCTCGCGCGGGAACTCCGACCCCGTCGGGTTGTGTGGCGAGGTGAGGTAGACGACGCGCTCGCCGTCGTAGACGTCGAGGAGTCCCTGGGCGGTCTGTTCGAAGTCGTCCTCCTTCGAGAGGCCGTAGGTCGACGAACTGCCGTGGACGTACCGGGCGCTCATCGAGTAGTAGGCGAAGCCGGGTTCGGGGACGAGAATCTCGTCGCCGGGGTCGAGCATCGCGCGGTGGAGATAGTCGATAGCGCCGTCCGCGCCGGGGCTGACCCACACCTGTTCGGGCGTCACGCCCCACTTCGACGCCAGCCTCTCGGTGAGGTCGGCGTGTGAGGTGGTCGGGTAGACGTCGAGGTCCGGTGCCGCGGATTCGACCGCCGTGACCGCGTCGGGACTCGGCCCGTGGGGGTTCTCGTTCGACGAGAGTTTCACGAGGTCGTCGGGGTCGAGACCGAGTT contains the following coding sequences:
- the hisC gene encoding histidinol-phosphate transaminase; the protein is MEPRDLSANSPYVPGRGIEEVARELGLDPDDLVKLSSNENPHGPSPDAVTAVESAAPDLDVYPTTSHADLTERLASKWGVTPEQVWVSPGADGAIDYLHRAMLDPGDEILVPEPGFAYYSMSARYVHGSSSTYGLSKEDDFEQTAQGLLDVYDGERVVYLTSPHNPTGSEFPREELVSLLSAVEDRTLVVVDEAYGEYAEQPSAVDLLDDHDNLAVLRTFSKAYGLAGLRIGYGVVPEAWANAYVRVNTPFAANELACRAALAALDDDEHVEKSVKSARWARECLYGNLDAPTWESAGNFVLAEVGDGTAVADACQREGVIVRDCSSFGLPACIRISCGSEEQTKRAVETLNRVLTEAKV